The genomic window CCATGGCACTAAAGGGCCGTAATCTACTCAGTTCCTTGTTCACCTCCTCCCGTTCCAGCCTGACCTGCACCTACAAGTGCGGCAACGCCTGCTTCGGCGAGGCGGACAACCCCACCACCAACCCGTACTTCGGCGATCAGTTCAGCCGCCGCACCGCGCTGCGCGCCGGCGGCCTGGGTGTTGTCGCCGTCGGCGGCAGCGCCGCCCTGGCCGCGTGCTCGGCCCCGGAAGATAATGCCGGTGGCACTTCTTCTACCACCACCACGGAAGCCGAGGTGGAGCTGACCTCCGCCGAGGGCATGAAGTTTGAGCCGGTCGAGCCCAATACCAAGGACGAGGTCGTCGTGCCAGAGGGCTACCAGCAGTCCGTGCTCATCGCCTGGGGCGATCCGGTCATCGAGGGCGCGCCGGAATTCGACGTTAAGAACCAGACCTCCCAGGACGCGGAGAAGCAGTTCGGCTTCAACAATGACTTCGCCGGCCTGGTGGATCACCCGAACGATCCGGAGCGCTTGGTCTACGTCTGCAGCCACGAGTACACCACCGAGCCGCAGATGTTCCCCGACTACGACGCCGAGAACCCCACCGAGGAGCACGCGAAGATCGGCTGGGCCAACCACGGCCTGACCGTGCTGGAGGTCTCCAAGGCGGAAGGCGGCAACCTCAAGCGCGAATTCGGCCCGCTCAACCGCCGCATCACCCTGACCACACCCTTCCGCCTGACCGGCCCGGCGGCTGGATCTAAGTACGTGAAGACGGACAAGGACTCGGAGGGCACCACCATCTCCGGCACCATGGCCAACTGCTCCGGCGGCGTTACCCCGTGGGGCACCATCCTGTCCGGCGAAGAAAACTTCGACGCATACTTCGCCAACGCTAAGGTCGACGACGAGCGCGCGCAGAAGTCGCTGGACCGCTTCGGCTTCGAGGACAAGCCCTCCCAGCGCAAGTGGGAGCGCTTCGACGACCGCTTCGATATTTCCAAGACCCCGAACGAGCCGAACCGCTTCGGCTACGTCATCGAGCTGGACCCGCTCGACCCGCAGTCGACCCCCATCAAGCACTCCGCCCTGGGCCGCTTCAAGCACGAGGCCGCCAACGTGCACGTGACCAAAGACGGCACGGTGGTCACCTACTCCGGCGACGACGCCCGCTTCGAGTACATCTACAAGTTCGTCTCCTCCCGCAAGATTAAGGAGGGCGACACCCGCCACAACATGACCATCCTGGACAACGGCACCCTCTACGTCGCCGAGATGAAGGGCAACTCCCCGGAGGAGGAGATCGACGGCTCCGGTGTCCTGCCGGAGGACGGCAAGTTCGACGGCACCGGCGTGTGGAACAAGCTGCTGACCGTGGAGGGCGACAAGGCCGAGTCCCACGTGGACGGCTTCAGCGCCGAAGAGGTCGCCATCTTCACCCGCGAGGCCGCTGACAAGGTGGGCGCGACCAAGATGGACCGCCCGGAGGACGTGGACATCCACCCGCAGACCGGCAAGGTCTACGCCGCCCTGACCAACAACTCCTACCGCGGCGCCACCGGCGAGGACGCGGAGAAGAACCAGGAGGACCCGAAGGAATGGGCCCCGATCAAGGAGAACAAGAACGGCATGGTCATGGAGATCTCCGACGACCACGCCGGGGAAAAATTCACCTGGAACCTCTTCCTGGTCTGTGGCGACCCGGCCACCGCGGACTCCTACTTCGGCGGCTTCGACAAGGAGAAGGTCTCCCCGATTTCCTGCCCGGACAACCTGGCCTTCGACTCCCACGGCAACCTGTGGATTTCCACCGACGGCAACGCCTTGGAGTCCAACGACGGCCTGTACGCGGTCACCACGGAAGGCGAGACCCGCGGCGAGCTCAAGTGCTTCCTCACCGTCCCGACCGGTGCGGAGACCTGCGGGCCCATCGTCACCGACGAGCGCGTCATGGTCAACGTGCAGCACCCGGGCGAGGACGACGAGGCCGCCTTCGACGAACCTTCCTCCCACTGGCCGGACGGCAGCAATTCCACCCCGCGCCCGGCTGTCGTGGTCGTGTGGAAGGATAACGGCAACATCGGAGTATAAATCCTGAGCCCAGGCATCCCGCCTGGGCTCCTTTTTCGGATAAATTTTCGAACACTTTTGCTAACTGGGTAGCGCAATGTCAGTCGGGCACGTATTATTCGAGTTAGTTAGAACAAATTAGCTAACTCACCACCGGGGGAATAATGCAGCCCTACTACACCGTCAATACTCCCTACTGTCCGACTGCTACCGCCTGCACCACCTACCGCCGCAACTACTACCACCTCTGGCAAGACCTCCGCCCTGCTCGCAGCGAGGATGACGAGCTCGCCATCAAACGCTTAGCCCTAAAAACCGGCGTCTCCTTCGGGCGCGCCCGGGATTATTGCGAGAGCCTAGAACGGCTCGACACCTTGCCGGAGTTGAAACAATTAGTCGAAACCCTCCACCACATCGAGTTCAAGCAACTCACCCTCATTGATTCCGTTCTCAACAAGCTAGGCGCCACCCCGGCACCCGAGTCGCTCGCGCGGATCGACGCCGGGATTACCGCCTACCTCACCCCCACGCAGCCCGCCCAGGCCCTGCCCTCCCACGAGCCGCCCCCACCGCACTATTCTGCCGGCCCCGTCGGCGCCAACCGGGGCGAG from Corynebacterium confusum includes these protein-coding regions:
- a CDS encoding PhoX family protein, whose amino-acid sequence is MALKGRNLLSSLFTSSRSSLTCTYKCGNACFGEADNPTTNPYFGDQFSRRTALRAGGLGVVAVGGSAALAACSAPEDNAGGTSSTTTTEAEVELTSAEGMKFEPVEPNTKDEVVVPEGYQQSVLIAWGDPVIEGAPEFDVKNQTSQDAEKQFGFNNDFAGLVDHPNDPERLVYVCSHEYTTEPQMFPDYDAENPTEEHAKIGWANHGLTVLEVSKAEGGNLKREFGPLNRRITLTTPFRLTGPAAGSKYVKTDKDSEGTTISGTMANCSGGVTPWGTILSGEENFDAYFANAKVDDERAQKSLDRFGFEDKPSQRKWERFDDRFDISKTPNEPNRFGYVIELDPLDPQSTPIKHSALGRFKHEAANVHVTKDGTVVTYSGDDARFEYIYKFVSSRKIKEGDTRHNMTILDNGTLYVAEMKGNSPEEEIDGSGVLPEDGKFDGTGVWNKLLTVEGDKAESHVDGFSAEEVAIFTREAADKVGATKMDRPEDVDIHPQTGKVYAALTNNSYRGATGEDAEKNQEDPKEWAPIKENKNGMVMEISDDHAGEKFTWNLFLVCGDPATADSYFGGFDKEKVSPISCPDNLAFDSHGNLWISTDGNALESNDGLYAVTTEGETRGELKCFLTVPTGAETCGPIVTDERVMVNVQHPGEDDEAAFDEPSSHWPDGSNSTPRPAVVVVWKDNGNIGV